Within Oceanispirochaeta sp., the genomic segment TAATCTCAAGCTCTGTACAGATACAGATAGAATCTCCCCGGCCCATATTTCCACAGGGACAGGGATTGGCGGCCATAACAAGTTGAAAATCAGAAGGAAACCAGTAGGATTTACCGGCACGAAACAGGGTCACTCTTCCATTTTCAAGGGGCGCTCTCAGGCTCTGAAGAATACGCCCCTGAAACTCGGGAGTCTCGTCCAGAAAGAGCACTCCACCATGGGCTAATGATATTTCACCGGGAGTCAGGTTAATTCCCCCGCCGATAAAACCTTCCAGAGGAATCGAATGATGGGGTGAACGGAAAGGCTGCTGCCGTAAAATACCACCACCAGACCCTAGCCGTCCTGCCTGAGACCATATTCGGGAAACCTCAAAGGAACATTCATCTTCCATCTCCGGAAGCAACCCTTCAAGCATGGTGGCCGCCAAAGTTTTGCCCGATCCGGGAGGACCAAAAAGGAGCATATGATGTCCTCCTGCAGCCGCAACCATGAGAGCACGTTTGAGAGAAGCCTGCCCTTTGAGATCCTTAATATCAGGGCTGACGGATTCGGACCTGTTCTGCTTCATTTTCACATGAAGAGTGGGAGGACGGGGTATGGTATCCATGGAAAGAAGTTCATTTAATTCTATTAGATGCGCCAGTGGGATGACATCAATCGCTCCGGCAGAAAAAGCTTCTCCGCAATTGTCAGGAGGGAGGATAAATTTTCGAATTCCACACTTTAAGGCTTCTGAAACGGCAGAAAGAGTCCCCTTTACCGGGCGCAGACTACCAGAAAGTTCCAGCTCTCCCAGAATCAGACATTTTTCATCATTAGTATTTTTTTGATTTGAACCGGAAGGAATCTGACCGGAAACGAGGAGGACTGCCACGGCCAGAGACAAATCAAAAGAAGCACCCTCCTTCCGAATATCCGCAGGAGTCCTATTGATCAGGATTCTACCGCTCGGGAATTGAAAGCCCGACTGCTCTATGGCCACCCTTATCCGCTCACGGGCTTCACGGACGGCTCCGTCGGGGAGTCCCACAATATCAACAGCGGGAATACCCCGCCTGATAGAAACTTCGACCCGGATTAAAAAACCCTCAAAACCTGCTGCTGCAAAACTGAATATCTGCATCTAGTCCCCCACAGCACTTATTACGGCCGGGGTGGATAAAATGCTTCAAACTATTAGAATTTCAGCCGTTCTTTTTCTACAAGACTATCGCAGAGCTCATTGTACT encodes:
- a CDS encoding YifB family Mg chelatase-like AAA ATPase, giving the protein MQIFSFAAAGFEGFLIRVEVSIRRGIPAVDIVGLPDGAVREARERIRVAIEQSGFQFPSGRILINRTPADIRKEGASFDLSLAVAVLLVSGQIPSGSNQKNTNDEKCLILGELELSGSLRPVKGTLSAVSEALKCGIRKFILPPDNCGEAFSAGAIDVIPLAHLIELNELLSMDTIPRPPTLHVKMKQNRSESVSPDIKDLKGQASLKRALMVAAAGGHHMLLFGPPGSGKTLAATMLEGLLPEMEDECSFEVSRIWSQAGRLGSGGGILRQQPFRSPHHSIPLEGFIGGGINLTPGEISLAHGGVLFLDETPEFQGRILQSLRAPLENGRVTLFRAGKSYWFPSDFQLVMAANPCPCGNMGRGDSICICTELEINRYWKKIGGALMDWIDIRVPVEAVTPEVLLSESDETSADLRLKIDEAVERQNVRYEGTGIHRNRSLKVAMIEEYCVLSPELQDYFALMARKIGFSSRACHSVLKVSRTIADLAGHEYIEQEDLEEAGQYRRYGDSSLFWNVG